Proteins from a genomic interval of Rhodothermus marinus:
- a CDS encoding tryptophanase, whose translation MRTIIEPFRIKVVEPLRMTTREERRRLIHEAHYNLFNLHADDVLIDLLTDSGTSAMSSAQWSAIMRGDESYAGSPSYYRFEAAVRALMPFRHIIPTHQGRAAEKILFSIVGGPGRIIPSNTHFDTTRANIEATGAEAVDLVIPEGRDPESRHPFKGNIDLDRLEALLRTKRDRVPLVMLTITNNAGGGQPVSMENIRATHELCRKYGVPLFFDACRFAENAYFIKLREPGYADRSVRDIVREMFSYADGMTMSAKKDAFANIGGWLALNDDAWAQEARNLLILTEGFPTYGGLAGRDLEAIAVGLEEVIHEDYLQYRFASVQYLGRALERMGVPLMQPVGGHAVYVNAGKLLPHIPPLQYPGQALAVALYEIGGIRSCEIGSVMFGRRADGSEQPAPLELVRLAIPRRVYTQSHFDYVIECFELLLQEKDRLPGYRIVWEPPRLRHFTARFEPIA comes from the coding sequence ATGCGTACGATCATCGAGCCGTTTCGCATCAAGGTGGTCGAGCCCCTGCGCATGACCACCCGCGAAGAGCGCCGGCGGCTGATCCACGAAGCCCACTACAACCTGTTCAACCTGCACGCCGACGACGTGCTCATCGACCTGCTGACCGACTCGGGCACCTCGGCCATGAGCAGCGCCCAGTGGTCGGCCATCATGCGCGGCGATGAGAGCTACGCGGGGTCGCCTTCTTACTACCGCTTCGAGGCGGCCGTGCGTGCGCTGATGCCTTTCCGCCACATCATCCCCACCCATCAGGGACGCGCGGCCGAAAAGATCCTGTTCAGCATCGTCGGCGGTCCGGGCCGTATCATTCCGAGCAATACGCACTTCGACACGACGCGCGCCAACATCGAAGCCACCGGTGCCGAGGCGGTCGATCTGGTCATTCCGGAAGGCCGCGATCCCGAAAGCCGTCACCCCTTCAAAGGCAACATCGATCTGGATCGACTCGAGGCGCTGCTGCGCACGAAGCGCGACCGGGTGCCGCTCGTCATGCTGACGATCACGAACAATGCGGGCGGCGGCCAGCCCGTCTCGATGGAAAACATCCGGGCCACCCACGAACTCTGCCGGAAGTACGGCGTGCCGCTGTTTTTCGATGCCTGTCGCTTTGCCGAAAACGCCTACTTCATCAAGCTGCGCGAGCCGGGCTACGCCGATCGGAGCGTCCGCGACATCGTGCGCGAGATGTTCTCCTACGCCGACGGCATGACCATGAGCGCCAAGAAAGACGCCTTCGCCAACATCGGCGGCTGGCTGGCGCTCAACGACGACGCCTGGGCCCAGGAAGCCCGCAACCTGCTGATCCTGACCGAGGGCTTTCCCACCTACGGGGGGCTGGCCGGACGCGACCTGGAAGCCATCGCGGTCGGCCTGGAAGAGGTAATCCACGAAGACTACCTGCAGTACCGATTCGCTTCGGTGCAGTACCTGGGGCGGGCGCTGGAGCGGATGGGCGTGCCGCTCATGCAGCCGGTCGGCGGACACGCCGTCTATGTGAACGCCGGCAAGCTACTTCCGCACATTCCTCCGCTGCAGTACCCCGGACAGGCGCTGGCCGTGGCGCTTTACGAGATCGGCGGCATTCGGAGTTGCGAGATTGGCTCGGTCATGTTCGGTCGCCGGGCGGACGGTAGCGAGCAGCCGGCCCCGCTGGAGCTGGTACGGCTGGCTATCCCCCGCCGGGTCTACACCCAGAGCCACTTCGACTACGTGATCGAGTGCTTCGAACTGCTGCTCCAGGAGAAGGACCGGCTGCCCGGCTACCGGATTGTCTGGGAACCGCCCCGGCTCCGGCACTTCACGGCCCGCTTCGAGCCGATCGCCTGA
- a CDS encoding Bor/Iss family lipoprotein, producing the protein MRKPVRFRFFWPLLAAFLVLSGCYHARIITGQPESDVVYRKKWVSGFVNGLVIPDSIDVSSVCPHGVARVETRLSFMNQLVTILTWGIYSPMEVRVVCAAPTSQAQVLQGHDGARLVEQAVQQAAETGAPVYIQQLP; encoded by the coding sequence ATGCGCAAACCTGTACGATTCCGCTTTTTCTGGCCGCTGCTTGCGGCTTTTCTGGTGCTGAGCGGCTGCTATCATGCCCGAATTATCACCGGCCAGCCTGAATCCGATGTCGTGTATCGGAAAAAGTGGGTGTCCGGCTTTGTAAACGGTCTGGTGATCCCTGATTCGATTGACGTGTCGAGCGTCTGTCCGCATGGAGTGGCACGCGTGGAAACGCGTCTGTCTTTCATGAATCAACTGGTCACCATTCTGACGTGGGGCATCTACTCGCCGATGGAAGTGCGGGTTGTCTGTGCCGCCCCGACGAGCCAGGCGCAGGTGTTGCAGGGGCATGACGGCGCCCGGCTGGTGGAACAGGCGGTGCAGCAGGCCGCCGAGACCGGCGCACCGGTCTACATCCAGCAGCTTCCCTGA
- a CDS encoding type II toxin-antitoxin system VapC family toxin: protein MSVLQTSSLVVDAGVALVTILPHPYQAHGRRFWQHWQQQPLLAPHLWVAEVTSGLRRAVWERVLTEEEAEAALRDLLELPLTLTSDREIAGQALSWAGRLQQKRAYDAFYVALADQRGAVFWSADRRLVETLRQQGFSRARWIGEI, encoded by the coding sequence ATGAGCGTTTTGCAGACCTCTTCCCTGGTCGTTGATGCCGGCGTGGCGCTGGTCACGATTCTGCCTCATCCCTATCAGGCGCATGGTCGGCGTTTCTGGCAACACTGGCAGCAGCAGCCGCTGCTTGCACCTCACCTGTGGGTGGCCGAGGTAACTTCAGGGCTGCGTCGGGCGGTCTGGGAACGGGTATTGACGGAAGAGGAAGCCGAGGCGGCGTTGCGGGATCTGCTGGAATTACCGCTGACGCTCACTTCGGATCGCGAGATCGCTGGGCAGGCCCTGAGCTGGGCCGGACGGTTGCAACAGAAGCGAGCCTACGATGCGTTCTACGTGGCACTGGCTGACCAGCGCGGGGCGGTTTTCTGGAGTGCAGATCGGCGCCTGGTGGAAACGCTCCGGCAACAGGGCTTTTCCCGGGCCCGCTGGATTGGAGAAATTTAG
- a CDS encoding secondary thiamine-phosphate synthase enzyme YjbQ has product MNVHQETLRRSTRGHGDLQDLTDDVAAVVARSGVQKGLVHVHVIGSTAAIGTIEFEPGLQRDLPTLMDRLIPPHEHYLHEHTWHDGNAHSHLQATLVGASVTVPVRDGLPALGAWQQIVLLECDIRPRQREIVVTVQGM; this is encoded by the coding sequence ATGAACGTACATCAGGAGACGCTCCGGCGCAGCACGCGCGGACACGGGGATCTGCAGGATCTGACAGATGACGTGGCGGCCGTCGTGGCCCGTTCGGGCGTGCAGAAAGGACTGGTCCACGTACATGTGATCGGAAGCACGGCGGCCATTGGCACGATCGAGTTCGAGCCGGGGCTGCAGCGCGACCTGCCCACGTTGATGGACCGGCTCATCCCGCCCCATGAGCATTACCTGCACGAACACACCTGGCACGATGGCAATGCGCATTCGCACCTGCAGGCCACGCTGGTGGGCGCTTCGGTGACCGTTCCCGTGCGCGACGGGTTGCCTGCGCTGGGCGCCTGGCAGCAGATCGTGCTGCTGGAGTGCGACATTCGCCCCCGCCAGCGCGAGATCGTGGTGACCGTGCAGGGGATGTGA
- a CDS encoding type II toxin-antitoxin system VapC family toxin has product MSVSAYLLDTGPLVALLNRRDRYHHWAVRTIDALEAPLLTCESVVSEAWFLVRRGGGNPLRLLELLHVLDVNVMPAWSPRLEAILRRYANRISVADASLLALAEAEKGRIVVTTDRDDFTVYRIHRRQMVPTLMPPD; this is encoded by the coding sequence ATGAGCGTTTCCGCTTATCTGCTGGATACGGGACCGCTGGTGGCCTTGCTGAACCGGCGCGATCGGTATCATCACTGGGCGGTTCGAACGATCGATGCCCTGGAAGCACCTTTGCTCACATGCGAGTCCGTAGTGTCGGAGGCCTGGTTCCTGGTCCGGCGCGGAGGTGGTAATCCACTGCGCCTTCTGGAGTTGCTGCATGTGCTCGACGTAAACGTAATGCCCGCCTGGAGTCCACGTCTTGAGGCGATACTGCGTCGCTACGCCAACCGAATCAGTGTGGCGGATGCGTCGCTCCTGGCGCTTGCTGAAGCGGAGAAAGGTCGCATTGTGGTAACCACCGATCGCGACGACTTCACGGTCTATCGAATTCACCGGCGGCAGATGGTGCCCACGCTAATGCCGCCTGATTGA
- the surE gene encoding 5'/3'-nucleotidase SurE produces MSKQESGRRPLILVCNDDGINAPGIAALAAAMDALGEVYVVAPATEQSAVGHAITVRDPVRAYPWPFAVPSGEVPAYAVSGTPADCVKLAVNQLLPRRPDLVVSGINRGPNTAVNVIYSGTVSAATEAAILGIDAIAFSLCNWEARDYSAAAHYARRIARTVLAHGLPPGILLNVNIPDLPLEEIKGIAITRQARSRWEESFAERRDPYNQPYYWLTGRFVNLDDGDDTDLEAVAQGYVSITPLQHDLTAHAYRAMLSQWNWHDAPASNGHERPSGDAPAQHARTREAGESHG; encoded by the coding sequence ATGAGCAAGCAGGAATCCGGTCGACGACCGCTGATTCTGGTCTGCAACGACGACGGCATCAACGCGCCGGGTATCGCCGCGCTGGCGGCGGCCATGGACGCGCTGGGTGAGGTGTACGTGGTGGCGCCGGCTACCGAACAGAGCGCCGTCGGGCACGCCATCACCGTGCGCGATCCGGTGCGGGCCTATCCGTGGCCGTTTGCGGTACCCTCGGGCGAAGTGCCGGCCTACGCGGTCTCGGGCACGCCGGCCGACTGTGTCAAGCTGGCCGTCAACCAGCTCCTCCCGCGGCGCCCCGATCTGGTGGTCAGCGGCATCAATCGGGGACCGAACACGGCCGTCAACGTGATCTACTCGGGCACGGTCAGTGCGGCGACCGAAGCCGCGATCCTGGGCATTGACGCCATCGCCTTCTCGCTCTGCAACTGGGAGGCGCGCGACTACAGCGCCGCCGCCCATTACGCCCGACGGATCGCCCGTACCGTGCTGGCCCACGGCCTGCCGCCCGGCATCCTGCTCAACGTGAACATTCCGGATCTACCGCTTGAAGAAATCAAAGGCATCGCCATCACACGTCAGGCCCGCTCGCGCTGGGAGGAGAGCTTCGCCGAACGACGCGATCCCTACAACCAGCCCTACTACTGGCTCACCGGACGCTTCGTGAACCTGGACGACGGCGACGATACGGACCTGGAGGCCGTCGCGCAGGGTTACGTCTCCATCACGCCGCTCCAGCACGACCTGACGGCCCACGCCTACCGGGCCATGCTGAGTCAGTGGAACTGGCACGATGCACCGGCTTCCAACGGCCATGAACGTCCATCAGGAGACGCTCCGGCGCAGCACGCGCGGACACGGGAAGCCGGGGAATCGCACGGGTGA
- the panB gene encoding 3-methyl-2-oxobutanoate hydroxymethyltransferase — protein MSTQTVSPLVVNARRVTTQTLQEMKAARIPIAALTAYDYTLARILDAAGIDVILVGDSASNVMAGHETTLPITLDQMIYHAQCVVRAVRRALVVVDLPFGSYQGNPNEALASAIRVMKEAGAHAVKLEGGKPILEAVERIVTAGIPVMGHLGLTPQSIYRFGTYKVRAQEPEEAEQLRRDAKLLEEAGCFAIVLEKIPAELAREVTASLRIPTIGIGAGVHCDGQILVLHDMLGLTTDFNPRFVRRYARLAETITEAVQHYVQDVRQRAFPSPEESY, from the coding sequence ATGAGCACGCAGACCGTTTCGCCTCTGGTGGTCAACGCCCGACGTGTGACCACGCAGACGCTTCAGGAGATGAAAGCCGCCCGCATACCCATTGCGGCGCTGACCGCCTACGACTACACGCTGGCCCGCATCCTGGACGCGGCGGGCATCGATGTGATTCTGGTGGGCGACTCGGCCTCGAACGTGATGGCCGGCCACGAAACGACGCTGCCCATCACACTGGATCAGATGATCTACCATGCGCAGTGTGTGGTGCGGGCCGTGCGTCGGGCGCTGGTGGTGGTGGATCTGCCCTTTGGTTCCTACCAGGGCAATCCCAACGAAGCGCTGGCCTCGGCCATCCGCGTCATGAAAGAAGCCGGCGCGCATGCCGTCAAGCTGGAGGGTGGCAAGCCTATTCTGGAGGCGGTAGAGCGCATCGTGACGGCCGGCATTCCGGTCATGGGACATCTGGGGCTGACGCCGCAGAGCATCTACCGCTTCGGCACCTACAAAGTGCGTGCGCAGGAGCCGGAGGAGGCCGAGCAATTGCGCCGTGATGCGAAGCTGCTGGAAGAAGCCGGCTGCTTCGCCATCGTGCTGGAAAAGATTCCGGCCGAGCTGGCCCGTGAGGTGACCGCCTCGCTCCGCATTCCGACGATCGGCATCGGGGCCGGCGTGCACTGCGACGGACAGATCCTCGTGCTGCATGACATGCTCGGTCTGACCACCGACTTCAATCCGCGCTTCGTGCGTCGCTACGCCCGCCTGGCCGAAACCATCACCGAGGCCGTGCAGCACTACGTGCAGGATGTACGCCAGCGGGCATTTCCTTCGCCGGAAGAGAGCTACTGA
- a CDS encoding OmpH family outer membrane protein: MRNRRVAIKALIGALFMLGLLKAEVSPAQPLRIGYTDPDVIIVNMKEYRDIQQQLQKEAQESQQALQEMFNEYQQKLERYQRQQALLSEQRRQEREQELLQLQQEIQEASARRQQQLAQREAELMQPLLERVQQVIDQVAQEQNLDVVLRAQALLYVKEGRVVDITREVARRLGIQVPEDTTATQQQN, translated from the coding sequence ATGCGCAATCGTCGTGTTGCTATCAAAGCACTGATCGGTGCCCTTTTCATGCTGGGCCTGCTGAAGGCCGAAGTCAGTCCGGCACAACCGCTGCGCATCGGGTACACCGACCCCGATGTGATCATCGTCAACATGAAGGAATATCGGGACATTCAGCAGCAGCTCCAGAAGGAGGCGCAGGAAAGCCAGCAGGCGCTGCAGGAGATGTTCAACGAGTATCAGCAGAAACTGGAGCGCTACCAGCGGCAGCAGGCGCTGCTTTCCGAACAGCGGCGTCAGGAGCGGGAGCAGGAGCTGCTGCAGCTCCAGCAGGAGATCCAGGAGGCTTCGGCGCGTCGTCAGCAGCAACTGGCGCAGCGTGAAGCCGAGCTGATGCAACCGCTGCTGGAACGCGTGCAGCAGGTGATCGATCAGGTGGCGCAGGAGCAGAACCTGGACGTCGTGCTGCGGGCGCAGGCACTGCTGTACGTCAAGGAAGGACGTGTGGTGGACATTACGCGCGAGGTGGCCCGGCGGCTGGGGATTCAGGTGCCGGAAGATACCACGGCTACGCAGCAGCAGAACTGA
- a CDS encoding OmpH family outer membrane protein, with protein sequence MPRKVGIFLLGTLYLTGVGLAQHRIGYVDTEYILSKLPEYQAVQQKLDQMVRDWQAELDRRRQEIDRMFEEYRARELLYTPEERQRRREEIARAEEELDRLRQQYFGPEGELFRQQEALLRPIQERVLEAIETVARDEGYDYVFDKAAAPVLLYAPPEHDLSDRVLAELNVNLESQN encoded by the coding sequence ATGCCGCGCAAAGTTGGCATTTTTCTGCTGGGGACACTGTACCTGACCGGCGTGGGTTTGGCGCAGCACCGCATCGGGTACGTGGATACCGAGTACATCCTGAGCAAGTTGCCTGAGTACCAGGCGGTTCAGCAGAAGCTGGACCAGATGGTGCGTGACTGGCAGGCCGAGCTGGACCGGCGCCGCCAGGAGATCGACCGTATGTTCGAGGAGTACCGGGCACGCGAGCTGCTCTACACGCCAGAGGAGCGGCAGCGCCGCCGTGAGGAAATTGCCCGTGCTGAGGAGGAGTTGGACCGCCTGCGGCAACAATACTTCGGACCGGAAGGGGAGCTGTTTCGCCAGCAGGAGGCGCTGTTGCGTCCCATCCAGGAGCGGGTGCTGGAGGCGATCGAGACCGTAGCCCGTGACGAAGGGTACGACTACGTCTTCGACAAAGCCGCAGCCCCTGTGCTGCTGTATGCCCCGCCGGAACATGACCTGAGCGATCGGGTTCTCGCCGAGCTCAACGTAAATCTTGAGTCGCAGAACTGA
- the bamA gene encoding outer membrane protein assembly factor BamA, translated as MPQVKRIIALLCSGLLLTLGVARAQTSSPNGVSRVVLQGLEVEGVSRESTEDIVRQAAGLRIGQELTLPGDPALAEAIRGVYRLGLFSQVQIVEQRREGNAVYLTIRVQEEPRLADYTFSGLKKGDQKELRKRLPLFRGARVRPTDIERSEQIIRDYLKEKGYLLAKVTTRREENENGEVILHFDVDRGEQVKIGKIIFEGNEQISDGKLRGKMKHTKQKSWWRFWRKARFDPEKFEEDLQAIIDYYNEKGFYDARIVHDTVYLAENTEDPELIVKITVHEGPRYYIRSIEWEGNTVFSDEALTEALGFKKGDPFNRKKLEENLYGNKRSTDVSSLYMNRGYMLFRAEPTIRVVGGDSLDLHFDVYEGDVFEFGTINIVGNTKTKEHVIRRELYTIPGQTFSRDAIQESIRRLAQLNYFNQEALASGPEVQINPEKKTVDLTYKVEEVGSDQLELSGTWGQLGLILMLRFTLNNFSAQNLFNGKAWRPLPSGDGQQLSLSVQTNGTYYQSYGISFTEPWFRGRPNPVGFSLDYTRFSDYPYFTNIGNLTTFTSRVFYERRLKWPDDYFTGSLGLGFQYFNNDNFTSTLPRGVSREVTVRAGLTRNSLDNPLFPTAGSLVRLSVDVALPFGNFVQYHKWRLKTSWNVPLFKKVSLGFGTEFGYIGSITGDPVAFQRFIVGGSPFDTQGAFGYYGKDIVYMRGYPLGVLGPRLNNEPVGGRILNKYTSELRWLAVQTPQLQAAPYLFMDAANTWDRFATYNPAQLFRSAGFGVRLFLPILGMVELVYGYNFDEFQPISTQSHDGSRRWYFQFSLGQGFNN; from the coding sequence ATGCCGCAGGTGAAACGGATCATTGCGCTGCTGTGTAGCGGATTGCTGCTGACGCTGGGCGTCGCACGTGCGCAGACGTCCTCGCCCAACGGCGTCAGCCGCGTTGTGCTGCAGGGACTGGAAGTCGAGGGCGTCAGTCGCGAAAGCACTGAAGACATCGTGCGGCAGGCTGCCGGCCTGCGCATCGGCCAGGAACTCACGCTGCCGGGCGATCCGGCGCTGGCCGAGGCGATCCGGGGCGTCTACCGACTGGGTCTGTTCTCGCAGGTACAGATCGTGGAGCAGCGGCGGGAAGGCAATGCCGTCTACCTGACCATCCGCGTGCAGGAAGAGCCCCGGCTGGCCGACTACACCTTCTCCGGCCTGAAAAAGGGCGACCAGAAAGAGCTGCGCAAGCGGCTGCCGCTGTTTCGCGGGGCCCGGGTGCGTCCGACCGACATCGAACGCTCTGAGCAGATCATCCGGGACTACCTGAAGGAAAAAGGCTACCTGCTGGCGAAGGTCACCACGCGTCGCGAGGAGAACGAAAACGGCGAGGTCATCCTGCATTTCGACGTAGACCGGGGCGAGCAAGTCAAAATCGGCAAGATCATTTTCGAGGGCAACGAGCAGATCTCCGACGGCAAGCTCCGGGGCAAAATGAAGCACACCAAGCAGAAAAGCTGGTGGCGCTTCTGGCGCAAGGCCCGCTTCGACCCGGAGAAGTTCGAAGAAGACCTGCAGGCCATCATCGACTACTACAACGAAAAAGGCTTCTACGATGCCCGGATCGTACACGACACGGTCTATCTGGCCGAGAACACAGAGGATCCGGAGTTGATCGTCAAGATCACCGTGCACGAAGGCCCGCGCTACTATATCCGGAGCATCGAGTGGGAGGGCAATACGGTGTTTTCGGACGAGGCGCTGACCGAGGCGCTGGGCTTCAAGAAAGGGGATCCGTTCAACCGGAAGAAACTGGAAGAGAACCTCTACGGCAACAAGCGTAGCACGGACGTCTCCAGCCTCTATATGAACCGGGGTTACATGCTCTTCCGGGCGGAGCCGACCATCCGCGTGGTGGGGGGTGATTCGCTGGACCTGCACTTCGACGTGTACGAAGGCGACGTTTTTGAATTCGGCACGATCAACATCGTCGGTAACACGAAAACCAAAGAACACGTCATCCGACGTGAGCTCTACACGATTCCCGGGCAGACGTTCAGCCGCGATGCCATTCAGGAGTCGATCCGACGCCTGGCGCAGCTCAACTACTTCAACCAGGAAGCGCTGGCGAGCGGCCCCGAGGTGCAGATCAATCCGGAGAAAAAGACGGTCGATCTGACCTACAAAGTGGAAGAGGTCGGAAGCGACCAGCTGGAGCTCTCGGGCACGTGGGGACAGCTCGGCCTGATCCTCATGCTGCGCTTTACGCTCAACAATTTCTCGGCGCAGAACCTGTTCAACGGAAAGGCCTGGCGACCGTTGCCCTCGGGCGACGGGCAGCAGCTCTCGCTGAGCGTGCAGACAAACGGCACCTACTACCAGAGCTACGGCATCTCGTTTACCGAGCCATGGTTCCGGGGACGCCCTAACCCGGTCGGCTTTTCGCTGGACTACACGCGCTTCAGCGACTATCCGTACTTCACCAACATCGGCAACCTGACCACCTTTACCAGTCGTGTCTTCTACGAACGGCGGCTGAAATGGCCCGACGACTACTTCACGGGCTCGCTGGGACTGGGTTTTCAGTACTTTAACAACGACAACTTCACCTCGACGCTGCCCCGCGGGGTGAGCCGGGAGGTGACCGTGCGGGCGGGACTGACGCGCAATTCGCTGGACAACCCGCTGTTTCCGACGGCCGGCTCGCTGGTGCGCCTGTCGGTCGATGTGGCGCTGCCCTTCGGCAACTTCGTACAGTACCACAAGTGGCGCCTGAAAACGAGCTGGAACGTGCCGCTGTTCAAGAAGGTATCGCTGGGCTTCGGCACCGAGTTTGGCTACATCGGCTCGATCACCGGCGATCCGGTGGCTTTCCAGCGCTTCATTGTGGGCGGCTCGCCCTTCGACACGCAGGGTGCCTTCGGCTACTACGGGAAGGACATTGTCTACATGCGGGGCTATCCGCTGGGTGTACTCGGTCCGCGCCTGAACAACGAGCCGGTCGGCGGGCGCATCCTGAACAAGTACACTTCGGAGCTACGCTGGCTGGCCGTGCAGACGCCCCAGCTGCAGGCGGCACCGTACCTGTTCATGGACGCGGCCAACACGTGGGATCGCTTTGCCACCTACAACCCGGCGCAGCTTTTCCGCTCGGCTGGCTTTGGCGTGCGGCTCTTCCTGCCCATCCTGGGCATGGTCGAGCTGGTCTACGGCTACAACTTCGACGAATTCCAGCCCATCTCCACGCAGAGCCACGACGGATCGCGGCGCTGGTACTTCCAGTTTTCGCTGGGCCAGGGCTTCAACAACTAA
- a CDS encoding isoprenyl transferase — protein sequence MRSTTNTADPVTITGKVQTEEDRALQEELRQRGPLPVHIAIIMDGNGRWAQQQGKRRVVGHYEGVESVRDITEACAQLGIPYLTLYTFSTENWQRPASEVNALMQLLVKTIRREKKALLENGVQLRVVGDVAQLPPVCQVELEQAMQETARNDRLVLTLALSYSGRWEILQAVRTLARRVQEGTLRPEDIDEATFAAALPSAGLPDPDLLIRTGGEFRVSNFLLWQIAYTELYITDIYWPAFRRRQLYEAIRSFQNRERRFGRIYTSDTNGTE from the coding sequence GTGCGCAGTACGACGAACACGGCCGACCCGGTGACCATCACGGGGAAGGTGCAGACCGAGGAAGACCGGGCGCTGCAGGAGGAGCTCCGGCAACGAGGACCCCTGCCCGTCCATATCGCCATCATCATGGACGGGAACGGTCGCTGGGCCCAGCAGCAGGGCAAGCGGCGCGTGGTCGGCCACTATGAAGGCGTCGAGTCGGTGCGCGACATCACGGAGGCCTGTGCCCAGCTCGGGATTCCGTATCTGACGCTCTACACCTTCAGCACGGAAAACTGGCAACGGCCGGCCTCCGAGGTCAACGCGCTCATGCAACTCCTGGTGAAAACGATTCGCCGGGAGAAAAAGGCGCTGCTGGAAAACGGCGTGCAGTTGCGCGTGGTGGGTGATGTGGCGCAGCTTCCGCCGGTGTGCCAGGTCGAGCTGGAACAGGCCATGCAGGAGACGGCCCGCAACGACCGGCTGGTGCTGACGCTGGCGCTTTCCTACAGCGGCCGCTGGGAAATCCTGCAGGCCGTCCGCACCCTTGCCCGCCGCGTGCAGGAAGGCACGCTCCGCCCTGAGGACATCGACGAGGCGACGTTCGCCGCCGCATTGCCCAGTGCCGGACTGCCCGATCCCGACCTGCTGATCCGGACAGGCGGCGAATTTCGCGTATCCAACTTCCTGCTCTGGCAGATCGCCTACACCGAACTCTACATCACGGACATCTACTGGCCCGCTTTCCGGCGGCGCCAGCTCTACGAGGCCATCCGCAGCTTTCAAAATCGCGAGCGACGGTTTGGCCGCATCTATACCTCGGATACGAATGGTACTGAATAA
- the rseP gene encoding RIP metalloprotease RseP, producing the protein MESVLNLLTYVFWVVLAIMILVFTHEMGHFLFARLFGMRVEKFSIGFPPKIFSWRRGETEYVIGATPLGGYVKIAGLIDENLDTEFVNRPPEPWEFRAKPLWQRMLVISGGVLFNILLAALIFAGLKLAYGELYIPAENVQAVYVAEGSLAYEMGLRTGDHIVAVNGRPLKRYGDLRNLEALLADPFTITVVRNGDTLTFTGPPDLMTQLSRRGGMLGISVDPPLVGGVLEGSPAAKAGLRPGDRILAIDSVAIGFWNELVEVVQQRGDRPMRVRWLRPDTSAAVPEDAVLVARRPDGVVYEATIQPYYDPEANRYFLGIAAPTPQLLMEYFGVQRVRYGIGSALLAGVEETWTHTRVILTSLRRMVTGQESFRENVGGPIMIAKVTKEAAEAGARAFWNIVAVLSITLAIVNILPVPALDGGHLLFLLYEAVARREPSVRVRLALQQVGMILLIAFMAFVILNDLLRL; encoded by the coding sequence ATGGAGAGCGTGCTGAACCTGCTGACCTACGTCTTCTGGGTGGTCCTGGCCATCATGATTCTCGTGTTTACGCACGAGATGGGCCACTTCCTCTTTGCCCGGCTCTTCGGCATGCGGGTCGAGAAGTTTTCCATTGGCTTCCCCCCGAAGATCTTCAGCTGGCGTCGGGGCGAGACGGAATACGTGATCGGGGCCACACCGCTGGGCGGCTACGTGAAGATTGCCGGGCTGATCGACGAGAATCTGGATACCGAGTTCGTCAACCGGCCGCCCGAGCCCTGGGAGTTTCGCGCCAAGCCCCTCTGGCAGCGGATGCTGGTCATTTCGGGCGGCGTGCTTTTCAACATTTTGCTGGCCGCGCTCATTTTTGCCGGGCTGAAGCTGGCCTACGGTGAGCTGTACATCCCCGCCGAGAACGTGCAGGCCGTTTATGTGGCCGAAGGGTCGCTGGCCTACGAGATGGGGCTGCGCACGGGCGACCATATCGTAGCGGTGAACGGACGGCCACTCAAGCGCTACGGCGACCTGCGCAACCTGGAGGCGCTGCTGGCCGATCCGTTCACGATCACCGTCGTGCGGAATGGCGATACGCTGACGTTTACTGGACCGCCGGACCTGATGACGCAGCTCAGTCGCCGGGGCGGTATGCTGGGCATCTCGGTCGATCCGCCGCTGGTGGGCGGGGTGCTGGAAGGTTCGCCGGCTGCAAAGGCAGGGCTACGGCCGGGCGACCGCATCCTGGCGATCGACTCGGTCGCCATCGGTTTCTGGAACGAACTGGTCGAGGTGGTGCAGCAGCGGGGCGACCGGCCCATGCGTGTGCGCTGGCTGCGGCCCGACACCAGCGCCGCCGTGCCTGAAGACGCCGTTCTGGTAGCGCGTCGTCCCGACGGGGTCGTTTATGAAGCGACAATTCAGCCATACTACGATCCCGAGGCCAACCGTTACTTTCTGGGCATTGCCGCGCCCACGCCGCAGTTGCTCATGGAGTACTTCGGCGTGCAGCGCGTGCGGTACGGGATCGGGTCGGCGCTGCTGGCCGGAGTGGAGGAGACCTGGACGCACACGCGGGTGATCCTGACCAGCCTCCGCCGCATGGTGACCGGGCAGGAGAGTTTCCGGGAGAACGTGGGCGGACCGATCATGATTGCGAAGGTCACCAAGGAGGCGGCTGAGGCAGGCGCGCGTGCCTTCTGGAATATCGTGGCGGTGCTGTCGATCACGCTTGCCATCGTGAACATCCTGCCGGTGCCGGCGCTGGATGGCGGGCATCTGCTGTTCCTGCTCTACGAGGCAGTTGCGCGTCGGGAGCCCTCGGTGCGGGTGCGGCTGGCCCTGCAGCAGGTGGGCATGATCCTGCTGATCGCCTTCATGGCATTTGTGATCCTGAATGATCTATTGCGACTGTAA